A section of the Carassius carassius chromosome 17, fCarCar2.1, whole genome shotgun sequence genome encodes:
- the zdbf2 gene encoding DBF4-type zinc finger-containing protein 2 isoform X1 codes for MPLEEGAQSSAKKAERRDMSGRTSRGEEPVAGPSSSQRQGYCSCCQVLYNSVEQHILSSQHREVVRAARANVSSGGLLERFLQDVLQYHPHCYSDTRPTHADLPLLTTPLIPKEVLSEVYCGSDDDCVSIGTREEMPTSDEESCEMLQIAASTRAVITDLTASTHVQAPSQKGKMVPEPPPPEKYSPTQGFLHRTSSSSANDHPNTSQLTLTVQRQILQTNPPGHPCASDGPRVTKTGAVEHRKAHKKTNRDKEGSDSITASRAPPAAKCITSKDQPSTFRLVAEESTMWTSALPPWKGPHREQTFSHLSDEIRDVIEDVIEKYCYGHSLNVDQQEDGSFVLSPQSMSQSKGSEEWDNAIQMALGKTRAEEKNLAELLEVHINLEDQGYQTQLDTALNTVGMPEENKESSAEKVFPDLPHIPQSFVGKTLTQVMFEDDVKIDSIVKEFQQGQFRCYFDSESLARFGKHSKKRRKKKKQDNKEEADNAGWEPTDILPFMDHNEEDPKQSAILKKSRQRIYRLASRCQVVKVSHSTQTIPLSCPVVRRKSSQETFPSTHSEEPQQCPSPERTPDMKTRLCALKLPASYFKIMSPLQPKTVVYVLSSPDGGQGISKPTPIKKAGRKRKSCDSDVGLKYKYKKTPLKFYDPLTNRILKSPPKGMSSPSNSKSLSHVRQLFRSLSPDINKERQGLGQGQSSGDSRKARGRSSMVDLCTSTSDSILDSGGPSEPGSSLSSSRKALFTRSSISSSSCFLLGHLTASTHVDDSSKALSHSCAGSSYKVGGLEQDNRRQQAAVDQTPIRRSSRRAGPLTPAKRPPVPPYKSKRKSPKPQRKAKSQGNLQQTVGSRISAECRTSPRNKSPARSSLRSSASSKLAIQPVITSSSKQINTMLSASQQKRVRGRTSTVHIAE; via the exons ATGCCCTTGGAGGAGGGAGCACAGTCCTCTGCTAAAA AAGCAGAGAGACGTGACATGTCCGGCAG GACTAGTAGAGGAGAAGAGCCCGTTGCTGGTCCTTCCAGCTCCCAACGACAGGGTTACTGCAGCTGCTGTCAAGTTCTTTACAATAGTGTGGAACAG CACATCTTGAGTTCCCAACATAGAGAAGTGGTACGAGCTGCTAGAGCTAATGTATCTTCTGGAGGTTTGTTAGAGAGATTCCTCCAGGACGTGCTTCAGTATCATCCTCATTGCTATAGTGATACACG GCCTACCCATGCTGATCTACCTTTGCTAACCACCCCACTCATCCCAAAGGAGGTGCTCTCAGAGGTGTACTGTGGATCAGATGATGATTGTGTCTCTATTGGGACACGTGAGGAGATGCCTACCTCTGATGAAGAGTCTTGTGAAATGCTGCAAATTGCAGCCTCAACTCGAGCAGTGATAACTGACCTTACTGCATCTACACATGTACAAGCCCCTTCCCAAAAAGGAAAAATGGTGCCTGAACCACCTCCCCCTGAAAAGTACTCTCCCACACAGGGTTTTTTGCACAGGACTAGTAGCAGCTCTGCCAATGACCACCCCAATACATCACAATTGACACTAACTGTTCAGAGACAGATTTTACAAACAAACCCCCCTGGACATCCCTGTGCTTCAGATGGTCCACGAGTCACCAAGACTGGAGCTGTTGAACACAGGAAAGCGCACAAGAAGACCAATAGGGATAAAGAGGGGAGCGACTCCATTACAGCTTCCCGTGCCCCACCAGCTGCAAAGTGCATTACCTCGAAGGACCAGCCTTCAACCTTTCGATTAGTGGCTGAAGAGTCCACAATGTGGACTTCAGCACTGCCACCTTGGAAAGGCCCCCATAGGGAACAGACATTCAGTCATCTATCTGATGAGATTCGAGATGTGATAGAGGACGTTATTGAAAAATACTGTTATGGCCACAGTCTCAATGTCGATCAGCAGGAGGATGGTAGCTTCGTTCTGAGTCCTCAGTCTATGAGTCAATCCAAAGGCAGTGAAGAATGGGACAATGCAATACAGATGGCGTTGGGAAAGACAAGggctgaagaaaaaaatttagCAGAGTTACTGGAAGTGCATATAAATCTTGAAGACCAAGGATACCAGACTCAGCTGGACACAGCCCTGAACACTGTGGGAATGCCTGAGGAAAACAAGGAGAGTTCTGCTGAGAAGGTGTTTCCTGATCTTCCCCACATACCACAGTCTTTTGTTGGCAAAACATTGACACAGGTGATGTTTGAAGATGACGTGAAGATAGACTCCATAGTAAAAGAATTCCAACAAGGCCAGTTCCGTTGCTATTTTGACAGCGAATCATTAGCTAGGTTTGGGAAGCACAGTaaaaaaaggagaaagaaaaagaagcagGACAATAAAGAGGAGGCAGATAACGCTGGGTGGGAGCCTACAGACATCTTGCCATTCATGGATCACAATGAAGAAGACCCCAAACAATCTGCTATTTTGAAGAAGTCTAGGCAAAGAATTTACAGACTTGCATCACGTTGCCAAGTTGTAAAGGTAAGCCACAGCACACAGACCATCCCTCTTAGCTGCCCTGTGGTGCGGCGAAAATCGTCACAAGAAACATTCCCCTCAACACACAGTGAAGAGCCCCAGCAGTGCCCCAGCCCTGAAAGGACCCCTGACATGAAGACCAGACTATGTGCTTTGAAGCTTCCAGCTTCTTACTTCAAGATAATGAGTCCTCTACAGCCCAAAACTGTTGTCTATGTGCTTTCTTCCCCAGACGGGGGTCAAGGAATCTCCAAGCCTACCCCTATTAAGAAAGCAGGTAGAAAACGGAAGTCATGTGATAGCGATGTTGGCCTGAAGTACAAATACAAAAAGACACCTCTTAAGTTCTATGACCCTTTGACCAATAGGATCTTAAAGAGTCCACCAAAAGGCATGTCTTCACCCTCTAATTCCAAGTCTCTTTCACACGTCCGACAGCTATTCCGTAGCCTTAGTCCGGATATTAATAAGGAGAGGCAGGGCTTGGGGCAGGGGCAGTCATCAGGAGATTCTCGGAAGGCCCGTGGTAGGAGCAGCATGGTTGATCTATGTACCTCCACCTCAGACTCCATTCTGGACAGCGGTGGCCCCTCAGAACCTGGTTCTTCTTTGTCTAGCAGCCGAAAAGCCTTATTCACCCGCTCCTCTATCTCAAGTAGCAGTTGTTTCCTCCTAGGACACCTCACGGCATCTACCCATGTGGATGATTCTTCCAAAGCACTTTCTCACTCTTGTGCGGGCAGTTCCTATAAGGTTGGAGGACTGGAACAAGATAATCGCCGCCAACAAGCGGCAGTTGACCAAACACCAATCAGACGTAGCTCACGGAGGGCTGGACCTCTGACTCCAGCCAAGAGACCACCAGTGCCCCCTTACAAGTCCAAAAGGAAGTCACCCAAGCCACAGCGCAAAGCAAAATCACAAGGCAATCTCCAGCAAACTGTTGGCTCCCGTATATCTGCAGAATGTAGGACATCTCCCAGAAACAAGAGCCCTGCTAGGTCCTCACTTAGATCGTCGGCTTCCTCTAAACTGGCGATTCAGCCGGTTATTACATCCTcttctaaacaaataaatacaatgctCAGTGCCAGTCAGCAGAAGAGAGTGAGGGGGAGGACTTCCACTGTACATATAGCAGAATGA
- the eef1b2 gene encoding elongation factor 1-beta: MGFGDLKTPAGLKVLNEFLADKSYIEGYVPSQADIAVFDALSGAPSADLCHALRWYNHIKSYQKEKGSLPGVKKPLGQYGPAGVEDTTVAAPAAADEDDDDIDLFGSDEEEDEETIKIKEERLAAYNAKKAKKPALIAKSSILLDVKPWDDETDMAKLEECVRSIQLDGLVWGQSKLLPVGYGIKKLQIACVVEDDKVGTDQLEELITAFEDYVQSMDVAAFNKI, translated from the exons ATGGGATTCGGTGATCTTAAAACACCCGCTGGACTCAAGGTTCTTAATGAGTTTCTGGCAGACAAAAGTTACATCGAAGG GTATGTGCCCTCTCAGGCTGATATTGCAGTGTTCGATGCTCTGTCTGGAGCCCCCTCTGCAGACCTCTGTCATGCTTTGCGTTGGTACAACCACATCAAGTCTTACCAAAAGGAAAAGGGCAG TCTTCCAGGTGTGAAGAAGCCTCTCGGTCAGTATGGCCCTGCTGGTGTGGAGGACACTACTGTAGCAGCTCCTGCAGCGGCTGATGAAGATGACGATGACATCGATCTGTTCGGTTCCGATGAGGAAGAG GATGAGGAAACCATAAAGATCAAGGAAGAGAGGCTTGCAGCATACAATGCAAAGAAGGCAAAGA AGCCTGCACTTATTGCCAAGTCTTCCATCTTGTTGGATGTCAAGCCCTGGGATGATGAAACTGACATGGCCAAACTTGAAGAGTGTGTCCGAAGCATTCAGTTGGATGGTTTAGTCTGGGGACAAT CTAAGCTGTTGCCTGTCGGCTATGGCATCAAGAAGCTTCAGATTGCCTGTGTTGTTGAAGATGATAAAGTTGGAACAGACCAGCTGGAGGAACTGATCACAGCCTTTGAGGACTATGTGCAGTCCATGGATGTAGCAGCCTTCAACAAGATCTGA
- the zdbf2 gene encoding DBF4-type zinc finger-containing protein 2 isoform X2, translating into MSGRTSRGEEPVAGPSSSQRQGYCSCCQVLYNSVEQHILSSQHREVVRAARANVSSGGLLERFLQDVLQYHPHCYSDTRPTHADLPLLTTPLIPKEVLSEVYCGSDDDCVSIGTREEMPTSDEESCEMLQIAASTRAVITDLTASTHVQAPSQKGKMVPEPPPPEKYSPTQGFLHRTSSSSANDHPNTSQLTLTVQRQILQTNPPGHPCASDGPRVTKTGAVEHRKAHKKTNRDKEGSDSITASRAPPAAKCITSKDQPSTFRLVAEESTMWTSALPPWKGPHREQTFSHLSDEIRDVIEDVIEKYCYGHSLNVDQQEDGSFVLSPQSMSQSKGSEEWDNAIQMALGKTRAEEKNLAELLEVHINLEDQGYQTQLDTALNTVGMPEENKESSAEKVFPDLPHIPQSFVGKTLTQVMFEDDVKIDSIVKEFQQGQFRCYFDSESLARFGKHSKKRRKKKKQDNKEEADNAGWEPTDILPFMDHNEEDPKQSAILKKSRQRIYRLASRCQVVKVSHSTQTIPLSCPVVRRKSSQETFPSTHSEEPQQCPSPERTPDMKTRLCALKLPASYFKIMSPLQPKTVVYVLSSPDGGQGISKPTPIKKAGRKRKSCDSDVGLKYKYKKTPLKFYDPLTNRILKSPPKGMSSPSNSKSLSHVRQLFRSLSPDINKERQGLGQGQSSGDSRKARGRSSMVDLCTSTSDSILDSGGPSEPGSSLSSSRKALFTRSSISSSSCFLLGHLTASTHVDDSSKALSHSCAGSSYKVGGLEQDNRRQQAAVDQTPIRRSSRRAGPLTPAKRPPVPPYKSKRKSPKPQRKAKSQGNLQQTVGSRISAECRTSPRNKSPARSSLRSSASSKLAIQPVITSSSKQINTMLSASQQKRVRGRTSTVHIAE; encoded by the exons ATGTCCGGCAG GACTAGTAGAGGAGAAGAGCCCGTTGCTGGTCCTTCCAGCTCCCAACGACAGGGTTACTGCAGCTGCTGTCAAGTTCTTTACAATAGTGTGGAACAG CACATCTTGAGTTCCCAACATAGAGAAGTGGTACGAGCTGCTAGAGCTAATGTATCTTCTGGAGGTTTGTTAGAGAGATTCCTCCAGGACGTGCTTCAGTATCATCCTCATTGCTATAGTGATACACG GCCTACCCATGCTGATCTACCTTTGCTAACCACCCCACTCATCCCAAAGGAGGTGCTCTCAGAGGTGTACTGTGGATCAGATGATGATTGTGTCTCTATTGGGACACGTGAGGAGATGCCTACCTCTGATGAAGAGTCTTGTGAAATGCTGCAAATTGCAGCCTCAACTCGAGCAGTGATAACTGACCTTACTGCATCTACACATGTACAAGCCCCTTCCCAAAAAGGAAAAATGGTGCCTGAACCACCTCCCCCTGAAAAGTACTCTCCCACACAGGGTTTTTTGCACAGGACTAGTAGCAGCTCTGCCAATGACCACCCCAATACATCACAATTGACACTAACTGTTCAGAGACAGATTTTACAAACAAACCCCCCTGGACATCCCTGTGCTTCAGATGGTCCACGAGTCACCAAGACTGGAGCTGTTGAACACAGGAAAGCGCACAAGAAGACCAATAGGGATAAAGAGGGGAGCGACTCCATTACAGCTTCCCGTGCCCCACCAGCTGCAAAGTGCATTACCTCGAAGGACCAGCCTTCAACCTTTCGATTAGTGGCTGAAGAGTCCACAATGTGGACTTCAGCACTGCCACCTTGGAAAGGCCCCCATAGGGAACAGACATTCAGTCATCTATCTGATGAGATTCGAGATGTGATAGAGGACGTTATTGAAAAATACTGTTATGGCCACAGTCTCAATGTCGATCAGCAGGAGGATGGTAGCTTCGTTCTGAGTCCTCAGTCTATGAGTCAATCCAAAGGCAGTGAAGAATGGGACAATGCAATACAGATGGCGTTGGGAAAGACAAGggctgaagaaaaaaatttagCAGAGTTACTGGAAGTGCATATAAATCTTGAAGACCAAGGATACCAGACTCAGCTGGACACAGCCCTGAACACTGTGGGAATGCCTGAGGAAAACAAGGAGAGTTCTGCTGAGAAGGTGTTTCCTGATCTTCCCCACATACCACAGTCTTTTGTTGGCAAAACATTGACACAGGTGATGTTTGAAGATGACGTGAAGATAGACTCCATAGTAAAAGAATTCCAACAAGGCCAGTTCCGTTGCTATTTTGACAGCGAATCATTAGCTAGGTTTGGGAAGCACAGTaaaaaaaggagaaagaaaaagaagcagGACAATAAAGAGGAGGCAGATAACGCTGGGTGGGAGCCTACAGACATCTTGCCATTCATGGATCACAATGAAGAAGACCCCAAACAATCTGCTATTTTGAAGAAGTCTAGGCAAAGAATTTACAGACTTGCATCACGTTGCCAAGTTGTAAAGGTAAGCCACAGCACACAGACCATCCCTCTTAGCTGCCCTGTGGTGCGGCGAAAATCGTCACAAGAAACATTCCCCTCAACACACAGTGAAGAGCCCCAGCAGTGCCCCAGCCCTGAAAGGACCCCTGACATGAAGACCAGACTATGTGCTTTGAAGCTTCCAGCTTCTTACTTCAAGATAATGAGTCCTCTACAGCCCAAAACTGTTGTCTATGTGCTTTCTTCCCCAGACGGGGGTCAAGGAATCTCCAAGCCTACCCCTATTAAGAAAGCAGGTAGAAAACGGAAGTCATGTGATAGCGATGTTGGCCTGAAGTACAAATACAAAAAGACACCTCTTAAGTTCTATGACCCTTTGACCAATAGGATCTTAAAGAGTCCACCAAAAGGCATGTCTTCACCCTCTAATTCCAAGTCTCTTTCACACGTCCGACAGCTATTCCGTAGCCTTAGTCCGGATATTAATAAGGAGAGGCAGGGCTTGGGGCAGGGGCAGTCATCAGGAGATTCTCGGAAGGCCCGTGGTAGGAGCAGCATGGTTGATCTATGTACCTCCACCTCAGACTCCATTCTGGACAGCGGTGGCCCCTCAGAACCTGGTTCTTCTTTGTCTAGCAGCCGAAAAGCCTTATTCACCCGCTCCTCTATCTCAAGTAGCAGTTGTTTCCTCCTAGGACACCTCACGGCATCTACCCATGTGGATGATTCTTCCAAAGCACTTTCTCACTCTTGTGCGGGCAGTTCCTATAAGGTTGGAGGACTGGAACAAGATAATCGCCGCCAACAAGCGGCAGTTGACCAAACACCAATCAGACGTAGCTCACGGAGGGCTGGACCTCTGACTCCAGCCAAGAGACCACCAGTGCCCCCTTACAAGTCCAAAAGGAAGTCACCCAAGCCACAGCGCAAAGCAAAATCACAAGGCAATCTCCAGCAAACTGTTGGCTCCCGTATATCTGCAGAATGTAGGACATCTCCCAGAAACAAGAGCCCTGCTAGGTCCTCACTTAGATCGTCGGCTTCCTCTAAACTGGCGATTCAGCCGGTTATTACATCCTcttctaaacaaataaatacaatgctCAGTGCCAGTCAGCAGAAGAGAGTGAGGGGGAGGACTTCCACTGTACATATAGCAGAATGA